Proteins from one Coregonus clupeaformis isolate EN_2021a chromosome 29, ASM2061545v1, whole genome shotgun sequence genomic window:
- the LOC121572645 gene encoding phosphoprotein associated with glycosphingolipid-enriched microdomains 1 produces MNGVSERETFTGIQSVDSPGTDLLVSSSHNGPLTSGTVLTDTQDSSPQPSEEMLSSQSELRSSKCPQDRELPSIPPNSALEGMGSSNGPPLPPSGDGTYEVVKERGGILTASRDVSVEDSLYETVKELKDHPGSMAVGLPNGHGTTSPLSPDDNDISHHNHLPPPRHPPALHNGHLSPGSTPERGPLCAGVEYASVDLNKKSRHSADLEARRSATIAAAVSPTEEPEEERPPPVPDKVLDENDNQPTMMDAGGVVVMGAALHNGELDFPLSTSPGLDNHVLSGIELSDLYSTVGKPGLDVEEKESDYSSIADIKGLVPESSSSDLDPGYETIHIPKTGSGEDLGLGNQVQEPDYESVGELALGLNRESSRL; encoded by the exons TGTTGACAGACACCCAGGACAGCAGTCCCCAGCCCTCTGAGGAGATGCTGTCCAGCCAGTCAGAGCTGCGGAGCTCCAAGTGTCCCCAGGACCGTGAGCTGCCCAGCATCCCACCCAACAGCGCTCTGGAGGGGATGGGATCCTCCAACggaccccctctccctccctctggagATGGCACCTACGAG GTGGTGAAGGAAAGAGGCGGCATCTTGACAGCGTCCCGGGACGTGAGTGTTGAAGACTCCCTGTACGAGACGGTCAAAGAGCTGAAGGACCATCCAGGAAGCATGGCTGTAGGTCTACCCAACGGACACGGTACTACGTCCCCCCTCAGCCCTGATGACAATGACATTTCCCACCACAACCACCTCCCACCTCCCCGCCACCCTCCAGCCCTCCACAACGGCCACCTCAGCCCCGGCAGCACCCCGGAGCGAGGGCCCCTGTGCGCGGGAGTGGAGTACGCCTCGGTGGATCTGAACAAGAAGAGCCGTCACAGTGCAGACCTGGAGGCCAGGCGCTCAGCCACCATCGCTGCTGCTGTGAGCCCCACAGAGGAGCCCGAGGAGGAGAGACCCCCGCCTGTGCCTGACAAGGTGCTGGATGAGAATGACAACCAGCCTACCATGATGGACGCAGGAGGGGTGGTGGTAATGGGGGCTGCGCTGCACAACGGAGAG TTAGACTTTCCACTGTCTACCTCACCGGGGCTAGACAACCATGTGCTGTCAGGGATCGAG ctgtcagACCTGTACTCCACGGTGGGGAAGCCAGGTCTAGatgtggaggagaaggagagtgactACAGCAGCATTGCTGATATCAAGGGACTGGTCCCCGAGTCTTCCTCCAGCGATCTTGACCCTGGCTACGAAACCATCCACATCCCTAAGACTGGTAGTGGAGAGGACTTGGGGCTGGGGAACCAGGTTCAAGAGCCAGACTATGAGAGTGTAGGTGAGCTGGCCCTGGGGTTGAACAGGGAGAGCTCCCGTCTCTGA